A stretch of Thermus antranikianii DSM 12462 DNA encodes these proteins:
- a CDS encoding transposase, whose protein sequence is MFNRGAHLSTRRCPVDQDTLRILLREAVRETVAEVLQTVLELDRTAFLQVHGGRRNGYYPRKLETAFGQVDLKVPRDRESRYYPAFLKPYVRRLVDVGEVAVAL, encoded by the coding sequence GTGTTTAATAGGGGGGCACACCTTAGCACGAGGAGGTGCCCCGTGGACCAGGATACCTTGCGAATCTTGCTGAGGGAAGCGGTGCGGGAGACGGTGGCCGAGGTTTTGCAGACGGTTCTGGAGTTGGACCGGACGGCCTTCTTGCAGGTGCACGGAGGCCGCAGGAACGGCTACTACCCCCGCAAGCTGGAGACCGCCTTTGGCCAGGTGGACCTGAAGGTCCCTAGGGATCGGGAATCTCGGTATTACCCGGCTTTCCTTAAGCCCTACGTCCGCCGCCTGGTGGACGTGGGGGAAGTGGCGGTAGCCCTTT
- a CDS encoding nitrite reductase has protein sequence MKRTLGLLGPLLLAALALAQAPAPLSPAEKEEAAKIYFDRCAGCHGVLRKGATGPALDPKKMAEKGVEYLKAVIFGGLPGGMPDWGRQGILKEKDIELLARFLLEQPPSPPVPTFEEIRKTWKVHVPPEKRPTKPLHNRNWQNFFGQVLRDTGQVAIIDGDKKELVTIVPTGFATHILRSSATGRYFMAIGRDGKASLIDLWMNPPQVVAESKPCLDARSIESSKFKGYEDKYAVVGCYWPPTMVVLDGLTLEPLGRVRIYV, from the coding sequence GTGAAAAGAACGTTAGGTTTATTAGGACCTCTGCTGCTGGCCGCTTTGGCCTTGGCCCAGGCTCCTGCTCCCCTGAGCCCGGCGGAGAAGGAGGAGGCAGCCAAGATCTACTTTGACCGCTGTGCTGGGTGCCATGGGGTGTTGCGGAAGGGGGCGACGGGTCCCGCCCTTGATCCCAAGAAGATGGCGGAAAAGGGGGTGGAGTACCTGAAGGCGGTGATCTTCGGCGGCCTTCCTGGGGGCATGCCCGACTGGGGACGGCAGGGGATTCTTAAGGAAAAGGACATCGAGCTCCTTGCCCGCTTCCTTTTGGAGCAGCCCCCGTCGCCTCCAGTTCCCACCTTTGAGGAGATCAGGAAGACCTGGAAGGTGCACGTGCCGCCGGAGAAGCGGCCCACCAAACCCCTCCATAACCGCAACTGGCAGAACTTCTTCGGCCAGGTGCTCCGGGATACGGGCCAGGTGGCCATCATCGACGGGGACAAGAAGGAGTTGGTGACCATCGTGCCCACCGGTTTTGCCACGCATATTCTGCGCTCGTCCGCCACGGGGCGGTACTTCATGGCCATCGGCCGGGACGGGAAGGCGAGCCTGATAGACCTCTGGATGAACCCGCCCCAGGTGGTGGCGGAGTCCAAGCCCTGCCTGGATGCCCGGTCCATTGAGTCCAGCAAGTTCAAGGGCTACGAGGATAAGTATGCGGTGGTGGGGTGCTACTGGCCGCCCACCATGGTGGTTCTGGATGGCCTCACCCTCGAGCCCCTCGGTCGTGTAAGGATTTATGTGTAA
- a CDS encoding multicopper oxidase domain-containing protein, with amino-acid sequence MRKVLGVLAGLVLGIPGVAAERHFTLEARSSIFEVDQGVYLRGFSFNDMSPGPMLVVEEGDTVHIVLRNLDSVTHGLSIHAANTQTSRFLGNVQPGETREFSFTADFPGVFMYHCAPGGHGIMAHTMGGQFGMIVVEPKEKYRMERELGRGPDLKLYIIQSEAYASGRDFYDGRALYVMFNGRNFRYVEEPIPVRPGDYLRIYFLNVGPNLTSTFHVVGGVFEYMYYQGNPKNLVVGSQTALAGPSDSWVIEWRVPPVEGDYALVTHVFGTAIKGALGILRARKDAPRIPEVRAEGVPGVKEIPASAKRVVDPYGLASPSHEHTVRVPLDPALAQPVAVGAKALEPLPVTVQMVGNSFYPKVLEIPVGTTVEFVNEDIFDLLEGERTGRHDAVVIDVQGPEPFVTPKLGHAERYRITFTKPGEYVYICSIHPYMKGIIRVYEPLSERASSQ; translated from the coding sequence ATGCGAAAAGTTTTAGGCGTACTGGCGGGGTTGGTTTTAGGGATTCCAGGCGTGGCGGCGGAAAGGCACTTTACCCTCGAGGCCCGCTCCAGCATCTTCGAGGTGGATCAGGGGGTTTACCTCAGGGGCTTTTCCTTCAACGACATGAGCCCTGGGCCCATGTTGGTGGTGGAGGAAGGGGATACCGTACACATCGTCCTTCGGAATTTGGATAGCGTTACCCACGGCCTTTCCATCCATGCCGCCAACACCCAGACCTCGAGGTTCCTGGGCAACGTCCAGCCAGGGGAAACCCGGGAGTTCAGCTTTACCGCGGACTTTCCCGGAGTTTTTATGTACCACTGCGCCCCTGGGGGCCACGGCATCATGGCCCACACCATGGGTGGCCAGTTTGGGATGATCGTGGTGGAGCCCAAGGAGAAGTACCGGATGGAGCGGGAGCTCGGCCGGGGGCCGGACCTCAAGCTCTACATAATCCAGAGTGAGGCTTACGCTTCAGGGCGGGATTTCTACGATGGAAGGGCCCTTTACGTGATGTTCAATGGCAGGAACTTCCGTTACGTGGAAGAACCCATACCCGTGCGTCCCGGGGATTATCTACGCATCTACTTCCTGAACGTGGGGCCCAACCTTACCAGCACGTTCCACGTGGTGGGCGGGGTCTTTGAGTACATGTACTACCAGGGTAATCCGAAAAACCTCGTGGTGGGCTCCCAGACGGCTCTGGCGGGGCCGAGCGATTCCTGGGTCATCGAATGGCGGGTTCCGCCCGTGGAGGGGGATTACGCTTTGGTAACCCATGTCTTCGGTACCGCCATCAAGGGGGCTTTGGGGATCCTGCGGGCGAGGAAGGATGCGCCCCGGATTCCTGAGGTGCGGGCGGAGGGAGTGCCCGGGGTCAAGGAAATTCCCGCCAGTGCCAAGCGGGTGGTCGATCCCTATGGGCTTGCTTCCCCCAGCCACGAGCACACGGTGCGGGTGCCCTTGGATCCTGCCCTGGCCCAGCCGGTCGCGGTTGGGGCAAAGGCTTTAGAACCCCTTCCCGTCACCGTGCAGATGGTGGGCAACTCCTTCTACCCCAAGGTCCTGGAGATCCCCGTGGGCACCACGGTGGAGTTCGTCAACGAAGACATCTTCGACCTCTTGGAGGGGGAACGCACGGGCCGGCATGATGCGGTGGTGATCGACGTGCAGGGGCCTGAGCCCTTTGTGACCCCCAAGCTGGGCCACGCAGAACGGTACCGCATCACCTTCACCAAGCCAGGGGAGTACGTGTACATCTGCAGCATCCACCCGTACATGAAGGGGATCATCCGTGTCTACGAGCCCTTGAGTGAGCGGGCCAGTTCCCAATAG
- a CDS encoding YbaN family protein, producing MRLTFLGLGLLFTGLGFLGALLPILPSTPFFLVAAYLFSRSHPRLEVWLLSLPQVGPLVKNYRQGLGIPKRTKILATVLALGAASISTYGLPHPAGQVAVVLLIAYGIYYIWKRVPTLAPEKAPKDQELPKS from the coding sequence ATGAGGCTGACCTTTTTGGGTTTAGGACTGCTCTTCACGGGGCTGGGCTTCCTGGGGGCCCTCCTTCCCATCCTCCCCTCCACCCCCTTTTTCCTGGTAGCGGCCTACCTCTTCTCCCGAAGCCATCCCCGCCTCGAGGTCTGGCTTCTTTCCCTACCCCAGGTAGGTCCTTTGGTGAAAAACTACCGGCAAGGCCTCGGCATCCCCAAAAGGACCAAGATTCTGGCCACGGTTTTAGCCCTAGGAGCAGCAAGCATCAGCACCTACGGTCTACCCCACCCCGCAGGCCAGGTAGCCGTAGTCCTCCTTATCGCCTACGGTATCTACTACATCTGGAAGCGCGTGCCCACCCTAGCGCCGGAGAAAGCCCCAAAAGACCAGGAACTCCCAAAGAGCTAA
- a CDS encoding cbb3-type cytochrome c oxidase subunit I, which yields MALPLERTCPATGLRLFSTAETLVKINAVVAVVFLLLGFLWVIPSIINRVLGPGVVSPQLYYQATFLHGWNMLIFWILFFEVALLYFAASALLKTPLRFPGLAWGGFWLMLLGAVLINYLGVASPSNFLPFTPYVPLQAPPLFYLAVILFAVGAILAVFVFFATLHRAWREKTYGATMPLGAFGALTAAILATTTLLSGAIAFIPTFLWSLGWLKVDPLWFRHTYWGFGHGAQQVNLAAMVTVWYLLALFTVGGTTPSERLSRIAFLLYLLGINLGSAHHLLTEPTGALSSAWTWVNTGYLIHVAVLGSLIHAFSVPAAIERGLRLKGFTQGLFGWLARAPWGNPGFSALVLSVILFGFLGGMSGVTMGSYDQNLKWHNTLAVVGHFKGTVVAGTSLAFMGLTYYLLPLIFRRKLIWPRLAAWQPWLFGLGMGLLSLAMLRLGVVYGLPRRSGDTFQFGGSPFAFPYPPEMATLLAAMGIGGTLALLGGLLFVLLAVGTLLWGKPLTDEEIQNAYQVKAEEGHATPKGVYLLALLFLAFFLIYYLYNHWFLSQAWLIGGR from the coding sequence ATGGCGCTTCCCTTGGAACGCACCTGCCCTGCCACAGGGCTCAGGTTGTTTAGCACTGCGGAAACCCTGGTCAAGATCAACGCCGTGGTTGCGGTGGTCTTCCTGCTCCTGGGCTTTCTCTGGGTCATCCCGAGCATCATCAACCGGGTCCTGGGGCCCGGGGTAGTTTCCCCCCAGCTCTACTATCAGGCCACCTTCCTCCACGGCTGGAACATGCTCATTTTCTGGATTCTCTTCTTTGAGGTGGCCCTCCTCTACTTCGCTGCCTCTGCCCTCCTCAAGACCCCCCTCCGCTTCCCTGGCCTGGCCTGGGGAGGATTCTGGCTCATGCTCCTGGGAGCGGTCCTCATCAACTATCTGGGCGTGGCAAGCCCGAGCAACTTCCTCCCCTTCACCCCTTACGTGCCCCTGCAGGCCCCGCCCCTCTTCTACCTGGCGGTCATCCTCTTCGCCGTGGGAGCCATTTTAGCGGTCTTCGTCTTCTTCGCTACCCTACACCGGGCCTGGCGAGAGAAAACCTATGGGGCCACCATGCCCCTAGGCGCCTTCGGGGCCCTCACCGCAGCCATCTTAGCCACCACCACCCTGCTTTCCGGGGCCATCGCCTTCATTCCCACCTTCCTCTGGTCCTTAGGATGGCTCAAGGTAGATCCCCTCTGGTTCCGGCACACCTACTGGGGCTTCGGCCACGGCGCCCAGCAGGTAAACCTGGCCGCCATGGTCACCGTTTGGTACCTCCTGGCCCTCTTCACCGTGGGAGGTACCACTCCCAGCGAAAGGCTCTCCCGCATCGCCTTCCTCCTCTATTTGCTGGGCATCAATCTAGGCTCCGCCCACCACCTCCTCACCGAGCCCACAGGAGCCCTCTCCAGCGCCTGGACCTGGGTGAACACCGGTTACCTCATCCACGTGGCCGTCCTTGGAAGCTTGATCCACGCCTTCTCGGTGCCTGCGGCCATCGAGCGGGGTCTGCGGTTGAAGGGGTTCACCCAGGGGCTTTTCGGCTGGTTAGCCCGGGCTCCCTGGGGAAATCCCGGCTTCTCCGCCCTGGTGCTTTCTGTCATCCTTTTCGGCTTCCTGGGAGGGATGAGTGGGGTCACCATGGGCTCCTACGATCAGAACCTTAAGTGGCACAACACCCTGGCGGTGGTGGGCCACTTCAAGGGGACGGTGGTGGCCGGCACCAGCCTGGCCTTCATGGGCCTTACCTACTACCTCTTGCCCCTCATCTTCCGCCGGAAGCTCATCTGGCCCCGGCTCGCCGCCTGGCAACCGTGGCTCTTTGGGCTGGGCATGGGTCTCCTTTCCCTGGCCATGTTGCGCCTGGGAGTGGTGTATGGGCTTCCTCGGCGCTCTGGGGACACCTTCCAGTTCGGGGGAAGCCCCTTCGCCTTCCCATACCCTCCAGAGATGGCTACTCTTCTCGCCGCCATGGGCATCGGGGGAACCCTGGCCCTTCTGGGAGGGCTCCTTTTTGTCCTCCTGGCGGTGGGCACCCTGCTATGGGGTAAACCTTTGACCGACGAAGAAATCCAAAACGCCTACCAAGTGAAAGCGGAGGAAGGACACGCCACCCCCAAGGGTGTCTACCTCCTGGCCCTACTCTTCCTGGCTTTCTTCCTGATCTACTACCTCTACAACCACTGGTTCCTCTCTCAGGCCTGGCTCATCGGAGGAAGGTAG
- a CDS encoding RrF2 family transcriptional regulator, whose product MPVRSLLRREESYALHALLLLAEEPGLSAAEIAAKLKAPPAFMAKVLSKLAKAGLVESRMGRAGGVWLKAPPEGITLLKVMESLSGPVALDLCAILKRCPTEERRGFCYLKPNLVRMNQEIRKALEGLTLKDLLPEATHPA is encoded by the coding sequence ATGCCAGTGCGAAGCCTCTTGAGACGCGAAGAGTCCTACGCCCTGCATGCCCTCTTGTTGCTAGCGGAAGAACCCGGCTTAAGCGCAGCGGAGATCGCCGCCAAGCTCAAGGCCCCTCCTGCCTTTATGGCCAAGGTCCTCTCCAAGCTGGCCAAAGCGGGCTTGGTGGAAAGCCGCATGGGCCGAGCAGGAGGGGTGTGGTTAAAAGCTCCCCCAGAGGGGATCACCCTGCTTAAGGTGATGGAAAGCCTCTCTGGACCTGTGGCCCTGGACCTTTGCGCCATCTTAAAGCGCTGCCCCACAGAGGAGAGGCGGGGATTCTGCTACCTCAAGCCAAACCTGGTGCGGATGAACCAGGAAATCCGCAAAGCCCTCGAGGGCCTGACCCTAAAGGATCTCCTGCCCGAGGCTACCCATCCCGCTTGA
- a CDS encoding DUF542 domain-containing protein → MVELTLKTTVNRVLQRHPEAVSLLNEMGIDTCCGGADSLEEAARQAGKDPEEVLKALLAFLGREG, encoded by the coding sequence ATGGTGGAACTCACCTTAAAGACCACGGTAAACAGGGTCTTGCAACGCCACCCGGAAGCGGTGAGCTTGCTAAACGAGATGGGCATAGATACCTGCTGTGGCGGAGCCGATTCCCTGGAGGAAGCCGCCCGCCAAGCAGGCAAGGACCCCGAAGAGGTATTGAAGGCCCTCCTGGCCTTTTTGGGGAGGGAAGGATGA
- a CDS encoding cupin domain-containing protein encodes MNLLEKARYGQVRGVELLADHPEVRLILFSLQKGQEVRGKGEPRVHLLCLEGEGILWAGERTLPATPGTLLAAEPGEAHGARAGEGTFLVLGILTPRP; translated from the coding sequence ATGAACCTCTTGGAGAAGGCCCGCTACGGCCAGGTCCGGGGGGTGGAACTCCTGGCCGATCACCCGGAAGTGCGCCTGATCCTCTTCAGCCTGCAAAAGGGGCAGGAGGTCCGGGGTAAAGGGGAACCCCGGGTTCACCTGCTTTGCCTCGAGGGGGAGGGCATCCTGTGGGCCGGGGAGCGAACCCTCCCCGCCACCCCGGGCACCCTCCTGGCGGCAGAGCCGGGAGAGGCCCACGGGGCCAGGGCCGGGGAAGGAACCTTCCTGGTGCTAGGCATCCTCACCCCTAGGCCATGA
- a CDS encoding YwiC-like family protein yields MRATSVPLKAVALPTEHGGWGFTLEPILLGLLLSPGPHTLGLFLLGLFGFLARHPLKLVYQDLRKGKRYPRTELALKVGGAYLALALLGLLLTALTAKGPFLLPLLLAVPLGVYMLWADASNRSRDLFPEIAAALAMASLAPAGVLAGGLEPGIALGSFLALAIRDIAALYYARTQVLRARGRNPKHYPAHLTLWTSSLLALLLQGQGLLPAPTTLALFLLALYGSLALLRPPVEARIIGWTQIGFGLLVVLATALGYTLEGLPTALLGVPLLHRFLGWTLVGLAFLAGLYLLLRKEITRPVRLLLGLYDLNALLGLLYLAFLWKPLPHPLLALIGVALLHLLLKKPHPWPGVGFLLLGFLLLWH; encoded by the coding sequence ATGCGTGCGACAAGCGTTCCCCTTAAAGCCGTAGCCCTTCCCACGGAGCACGGGGGCTGGGGGTTTACCCTAGAACCCATCCTCCTGGGCCTACTCCTCTCGCCAGGACCCCACACCCTGGGGCTATTCCTCCTGGGCCTTTTCGGGTTTCTGGCCCGGCACCCCTTGAAGCTGGTCTACCAGGACCTAAGGAAGGGCAAACGCTACCCCCGCACCGAGCTGGCCTTAAAGGTGGGCGGGGCCTATTTGGCCCTGGCCCTTCTGGGCCTTCTCCTTACCGCCTTGACCGCCAAAGGCCCCTTCCTCCTCCCCCTTCTTTTGGCGGTGCCCTTGGGGGTCTACATGCTCTGGGCGGATGCCTCAAACCGTTCCCGGGACCTTTTCCCCGAGATCGCCGCCGCCTTGGCCATGGCTTCCTTGGCCCCTGCGGGGGTTTTGGCAGGAGGCTTGGAGCCGGGGATCGCTTTGGGAAGCTTTCTCGCCTTAGCCATCAGGGATATCGCCGCCCTGTACTATGCCCGCACCCAGGTGCTCAGGGCCCGGGGAAGAAACCCCAAGCATTACCCCGCCCACCTGACCCTCTGGACCTCCTCCCTCCTCGCCCTTCTTCTTCAAGGCCAAGGGCTTCTGCCTGCCCCCACTACCCTTGCCCTTTTCCTCCTGGCCCTTTATGGAAGTCTCGCCCTCTTGAGACCCCCGGTGGAGGCCAGGATCATCGGCTGGACCCAGATAGGCTTTGGCCTTTTGGTGGTCCTGGCCACCGCTTTGGGCTATACCCTTGAGGGCCTTCCCACCGCCCTTTTGGGGGTGCCGCTTCTGCACCGGTTCCTGGGGTGGACCCTGGTGGGATTGGCCTTTCTGGCAGGGCTTTACCTCCTCCTGCGGAAAGAGATAACCAGGCCCGTGCGCCTTCTCCTGGGGCTTTACGACCTGAACGCCCTCTTGGGCCTCCTCTACCTGGCCTTTCTCTGGAAGCCCCTCCCTCACCCCCTCCTGGCCCTCATCGGGGTGGCCCTCCTCCACCTCCTCCTGAAAAAACCCCATCCCTGGCCCGGGGTTGGCTTCCTCCTCCTGGGATTCCTCCTTCTTTGGCACTGA
- a CDS encoding S1C family serine protease, with translation MRKARGILLLLPLAGALYALWSQPVQLWGRPENVTWELAQAPPERLQEVYTRAHPAVLRIDGPEGSRGTGFFYREGLVLTAYHVVAEGGPYTLVLSNQKRATATLLGFAEPMDLAILATEARAPALLSLETQRRPQVGEAVLHIGNGRNQFIAPRYGRITRLFVDPSPFLPQGLVETSLPLSPGDSGGPVLDLEGKVVGVAVAIGQTEEGFRSFFTPFLGRGQVLAEMEGGKRSYWPYLGLRGPRGLTPELARELGLPPGGVLVGEVVPGGAAHRAGLRGLETGGVPDVILEVNGVKVNSFEDLLREVRRHQVGDRVRLSVRRGGEVLQVEVELAPFPGR, from the coding sequence ATGAGGAAAGCCAGGGGGATCCTCCTTCTTCTTCCCTTGGCCGGGGCCCTCTACGCCCTGTGGAGCCAGCCTGTACAGCTTTGGGGTAGGCCAGAAAACGTAACTTGGGAACTGGCCCAGGCGCCTCCTGAACGCCTGCAGGAGGTCTACACCAGGGCCCATCCCGCCGTCTTGCGCATAGACGGCCCGGAGGGAAGCCGGGGCACAGGGTTCTTTTATCGGGAGGGCCTCGTCCTTACCGCCTACCACGTGGTGGCCGAGGGCGGGCCTTATACCCTGGTGCTCTCCAACCAAAAGCGGGCCACGGCCACCCTTCTCGGTTTCGCCGAGCCCATGGACCTGGCGATCCTGGCCACGGAGGCCCGGGCCCCCGCCCTCCTTTCCCTGGAAACCCAAAGGCGCCCCCAGGTGGGGGAAGCAGTCTTGCACATCGGCAACGGGCGCAACCAGTTCATCGCCCCCCGGTATGGGCGCATCACCCGGCTTTTCGTGGACCCCTCGCCTTTTCTCCCCCAGGGCCTGGTGGAAACCAGCCTCCCCCTTTCCCCCGGGGATTCGGGAGGACCCGTGCTGGACCTCGAGGGAAAAGTGGTGGGGGTGGCGGTGGCCATCGGCCAGACGGAGGAGGGCTTCCGAAGTTTCTTCACCCCGTTCCTGGGCCGGGGCCAGGTCCTGGCGGAGATGGAAGGGGGTAAGCGAAGCTACTGGCCCTACCTGGGCCTGAGGGGTCCAAGGGGCTTAACCCCAGAGCTGGCCCGGGAGCTGGGCCTGCCCCCGGGTGGGGTGCTGGTGGGCGAGGTGGTCCCGGGCGGGGCCGCCCACCGGGCAGGGCTTAGGGGCCTGGAGACAGGAGGGGTGCCGGATGTGATCCTCGAGGTCAACGGGGTCAAGGTGAACAGCTTCGAGGACCTCCTGCGGGAGGTGCGCCGCCACCAGGTGGGGGACCGGGTCCGCCTTAGTGTGCGCCGGGGCGGGGAGGTCCTCCAGGTAGAGGTGGAGCTCGCTCCCTTTCCCGGAAGGTGA
- a CDS encoding P1 family peptidase yields MAEALWGKAALLPGLRVGHFTDLEALTGSTVVLVEEGAVGAVDVRGAAPGTRETDLLSPENTVEKVQAILLTGGSAFGLRAADGVMRYLAERGKGFPTPGGVVPIVPAAVLYDLGRGRIHRPPGVEAGYQAALAAGERVEEGSVGAGTGAVAGGVKGGVGLAGYLLEEGHRIMALVAVNSLGRPFDPQTGRLYGEDLLAEEERALLPDRSRYQGRPEDYRYPFLFGQNTTLAVVATDAPLSKAQAKRLAIMAQDGIARAIRPAHTPLDGDLVFALALGEGKGVAPYTLLRLGAYAADAVTRAILRAVLLSGSAPGIPAYQDLMG; encoded by the coding sequence ATGGCGGAAGCCTTGTGGGGCAAGGCGGCCCTTTTGCCGGGATTAAGGGTAGGGCATTTCACCGACCTCGAGGCCCTCACCGGCTCCACCGTGGTCCTGGTGGAAGAGGGAGCGGTGGGGGCGGTGGACGTGCGGGGGGCGGCTCCCGGTACGCGGGAAACCGACCTCCTGTCCCCGGAGAACACCGTGGAGAAGGTGCAGGCCATCCTGCTTACCGGGGGAAGCGCCTTCGGCCTAAGGGCGGCGGATGGGGTCATGCGCTACTTGGCGGAAAGGGGAAAGGGCTTCCCCACCCCAGGGGGTGTGGTGCCCATCGTGCCCGCAGCGGTCCTCTACGACCTGGGCCGGGGGAGGATCCACCGCCCGCCCGGGGTGGAGGCAGGGTACCAGGCAGCCTTGGCCGCAGGGGAAAGGGTGGAGGAGGGTAGCGTGGGGGCGGGCACGGGGGCGGTGGCGGGGGGAGTCAAGGGCGGGGTGGGCTTGGCAGGGTACCTTCTGGAGGAAGGCCACCGGATCATGGCCTTGGTGGCGGTCAACAGCCTGGGCCGGCCCTTTGACCCTCAGACGGGGAGGCTTTACGGGGAGGATCTCCTTGCGGAGGAGGAAAGGGCCCTTCTGCCGGACCGCTCCCGCTACCAGGGGAGGCCTGAGGACTACCGCTACCCTTTCCTTTTTGGCCAGAACACCACCCTGGCGGTGGTGGCCACGGATGCGCCCCTTAGCAAGGCCCAGGCCAAGAGGCTTGCCATCATGGCCCAGGATGGGATTGCCCGGGCCATCCGTCCGGCCCATACGCCCCTGGATGGGGACCTGGTCTTTGCCCTGGCCCTGGGGGAGGGGAAGGGGGTGGCCCCCTACACCCTCTTGCGCCTCGGGGCCTACGCCGCCGACGCCGTAACCCGGGCGATCCTTCGGGCGGTGCTCCTTTCGGGGAGTGCGCCGGGGATTCCCGCTTACCAGGACCTCATGGGCTGA
- a CDS encoding class II aldolase/adducin family protein — protein sequence MWEYLIHGEPSPNVQTFLEGLGKALEAQGFRYNPQAEAPNLVLNAISLENPRPYRRRAQATFVASVLELPAFPENPLQALYPYLVRALSNVLLAYVPHQGVKFLTLELGHYDEPNGEGFYERVAGRLKPIACSRLVINNIFHTDLEPELWQGDELTESMYRAGKKLKEWDLLPAPFPIEEILPPEDLRHVKRLYGIGGLSYGNLSVRKDERRFWMSASGVDKANLKEIGRDILMVKDYDPEQNAILLSVPPHVEPRRVSVDAIEHWMIYREHPGVGAILHVHAWMEGVPATPFNYPCGTYELAQAVAEKVRQAPDPTRAVVGLKNHGLTITGRSLDEIMERIEGKLIRTVPMS from the coding sequence ATGTGGGAGTACCTGATCCACGGCGAGCCTTCTCCTAACGTCCAAACCTTTCTGGAAGGGCTGGGGAAAGCCCTGGAAGCCCAGGGGTTTCGCTACAACCCTCAGGCCGAGGCTCCAAACCTGGTGCTGAACGCCATCTCCCTGGAAAACCCACGCCCCTATCGCCGGCGGGCCCAGGCTACCTTCGTGGCCTCGGTACTGGAGCTTCCCGCCTTTCCCGAAAACCCCCTCCAGGCTCTCTACCCCTACTTGGTCCGGGCTCTTTCCAACGTGCTCCTGGCCTATGTGCCCCACCAGGGGGTCAAGTTCCTCACCCTGGAGCTTGGGCACTACGACGAACCCAACGGGGAAGGGTTTTACGAGAGGGTGGCCGGGCGCCTGAAGCCCATCGCCTGCAGCCGCCTGGTCATCAACAACATCTTCCACACGGACCTCGAGCCCGAACTCTGGCAAGGGGACGAGCTTACGGAAAGCATGTACCGGGCGGGGAAGAAACTCAAGGAGTGGGACCTCCTTCCTGCTCCCTTCCCCATCGAGGAGATCCTGCCCCCCGAGGACCTGCGGCATGTCAAACGGCTTTACGGTATCGGGGGTCTTTCCTATGGAAACCTCTCGGTGCGCAAGGACGAGCGCCGCTTCTGGATGTCCGCAAGCGGGGTGGACAAGGCCAACCTGAAGGAGATCGGCCGGGACATCCTCATGGTGAAGGACTACGACCCCGAGCAAAACGCCATCCTCCTCTCCGTGCCCCCCCACGTGGAACCCAGGCGGGTCAGCGTGGACGCCATCGAGCACTGGATGATCTACCGGGAACACCCCGGGGTCGGGGCCATCCTGCACGTGCACGCCTGGATGGAAGGGGTTCCCGCCACCCCCTTCAACTACCCTTGCGGCACCTACGAGCTGGCCCAGGCGGTGGCGGAAAAGGTGCGCCAAGCCCCTGACCCCACCCGGGCGGTGGTGGGCTTGAAAAACCATGGCCTCACCATCACCGGGCGCAGCCTGGACGAGATCATGGAGCGGATAGAGGGTAAGCTCATCCGCACCGTGCCCATGTCATGA